One genomic window of Carassius auratus strain Wakin chromosome 14, ASM336829v1, whole genome shotgun sequence includes the following:
- the LOC113113353 gene encoding UDP-N-acetylglucosamine--peptide N-acetylglucosaminyltransferase 110 kDa subunit isoform X4, whose translation MASSVGTAADSTEPTKRMLSFQGLAELAHREYQSGDFEAAERHCMQLWRQEPDNTGVLLLLSSIHFQCRRLDRSAHFSTLAIKQNPMLAEAYSNLGNVYKERGQLQEAIEHYRHALRLKPDFIDGYINLAAALVAAGDMEGAVQAYVSALQYNPDLYCVRSDLGNLLKALGRLEEAKACYLKAIETQPNFAVAWSNLGCVFNAQGEIWLAIHHFEKAVTLDPNFLDAYINLGNVLKEARIFDRAVAGYLRALSLSPNHAVVHGNLACVYYEQGLIDLAIDTYRRAIELQPHFPDAYCNLANALKEKGSVSEAEECYNTALRLCPTHADSLNNLANIKREQGNIEEAVQLYRKALEVFPEFAAAHSNLASVLQQQGKLQEALMHYKEAIRISPTFADAYSNMGNTLKEMQDVQGALQCYTRAIQINPAFADAHSNLASIHKDSGNIPEAIASYRTALKLKPDFPDAYCNLAHCLQIVCDWTDYDERMKKLVSIVADQLEKNRLPSVHPHHSMLYPLSHGFRKAIAERHGNLCLDKINALHKPAFEHPKDLKASGGRLRVGYISSDFGNHPTSHLMQSIPGMHNSEKFEVFCYALSPDDSTNFRVKVMAEANHFIDLSQIPCNGKAADRIQQDGVHILVNMNGYTKGARNELFALRPAPIQAMWLGYPGTSGAPFMDYIITDKETSPFEVAEQYSEKLAYMPNTFFIGDHANMFPHLKKKAVIDFKSNGHIFDNRIVLNGIDLKAFLESLPDIKIVKMECDGQESADMPIIPMNTAAEAIINMINQGQIQVTINGFTVSNGLATTQMFTVEEVIVSGTVALQINNKAATGEEVPRTIVVTTRSQYGLPEDSIVYCNFNQLYKIDPPTLQMWANILKRVPNSVLWLLRFPAVGEPNIQQYAQNLGLPASRIIFSPVAPKEEHVRRGQLADVCLDTPLCNGHTTGMDVLWAGTPMVTMPGETLASRVAASQLTCLGCPELIAQSRQEYEDVAVKLGTEMEFLKKVRARVWKQRICSPLFNTKQYTMDLERLYLQMWEHYSAGGKPDHMVKMQSLESSEST comes from the exons AACCAACCAAACGTATGCTTTCCTTCCAAGGGTTGGCAGAGCTGGCGCACCGTGAATATCAGTCTGGAGATTTTGAGGCGGCGGAGCGTCACTGTATGCAGCTGTGGAGGCAGGAGCCGGATAATACTGGTGTACTGCTGCTGCTGTCCTCCATCCACTTCCAGTGTCGCAGACTTGACAG GTCTGCCCACTTTAGCACTCTGGCCATCAAGCAGAACCCCATGCTGGCCGAGGCCTACTCTAACCTGGGCAACGTTTACAAGGAACGGGGTCAACTCCAGGAGGCCATCGAGCACTACCGTCACGCGCTCCGTCTCAAACCGGACTTCATCGATGGATACATCAACCTGGCAGCAGCGTTGGTGGCCGCAGGGGACATGGAGGGAGCCGTTCAAGCATATGTGTCTGCTCTCCAGTACAATCCT GATCTGTATTGTGTACGCAGTGACTTGGGTAACCTGCTTAAGGCGCTTGGGCGCCTTGAAGAGGCAAAG GCTTGTTACCTGAAAGCAATTGAAACTCAGCCAAACTTTGCCGTGGCCTGGAGTAACCTGGGCTGCGTGTTCAATGCTCAGGGGGAGATCTGGCTGGCCATACATCATTTTGAGAAG GCAGTGACACTGGACCCAAACTTTTTGGATGCTTACATCAACTTGGGCAATGTTCTGAAAGAGGCTCGTATCTTTGACAG AGCGGTTGCTGGTTATCTGCGTGCCCTAAGCTTGAGCCCTAACCATGCTGTGGTCCATGGAAACCTGGCGTGTGTGTACTATGAGCAGGGATTGATTGACCTGGCCATTGACACCTACCGTCGTGCCATCGAGCTGCAGCCACACTTTCCTGATGCATACTGCAATCTTGCTAATGCTCTGAAGGAGAAGGGCAGT GTTTCTGAAGCTGAGGAGTGTTACAACACTGCGCTGCGTCTGTGCCCGACTCACGCCGACTCCCTAAACAATCTGGCCAACATCAAGCGCGAGCAGGGCAACATTGAGGAGGCTGTGCAGCTCTACAGGAAAGCACTGGAG GTATTCCCTGAATTTGCTGCTGCCCATTCAAACCTTGCCAGTGTCCTGCAGCAGCAGGGGAAACTTCAGGAAGCGCTCATGCACTATAAGGAGGCAATCAG AATCAGCCCCACATTTGCTGATGCTTACTCTAACATGGGCAACACTCTGAAAGAGATGCAGGATGTTCAGGGAGCGCTGCAGTGCTACACTCGAGCCATTCAGATCAACCCCGCTTTTGCAGATGCTCACAGTAACTTGGCTTCGATACACAAG GATTCTGGGAACATTCCTGAAGCGATTGCATCTTACCGCACCGCCCTGAAGCTCAAGCCTGACTTCCCTGATGCTTACTGTAACCTGGCTCACTGTCTGCAG ATTGTTTGTGACTGGACTGACTACGATGAGCGCATGAAGAAGCTGGTGAGCATTGTGGCTGATCAGCTGGAGAAGAACCGCCTGCCATCCGTGCATCCCCATCACAGCATGCTCTATCCCCTCTCTCACGGTTTCCGCAAAGCGATTGCAGAGAGACATGGCAACTTGTGTCTGGATAAG ATCAATGCTCTTCATAAGCCTGCCTTTGAGCATCCAAAGGACTTGAAGGCCAGTGGAGGCCGTTTGCGTGTGGGTTACATTAGCTCTGATTTTGGCAACCATCCCACGTCCCACCTGATGCAGTCCATCCCTGGCATGCACAACTCTGAGAAGTTCGAG GTGTTTTGCTACGCTCTGAGCCCTGATGACAGCACCAACTTCAGAGTTAAAGTCATGGCGGAGGCTAATCACTTCATTGACCTCTCACAG ATCCCCTGCAATGGAAAAGCAGCAGACAGGATCCAGCAAGATGGAGTCCACATCCTGGTCAACATGAATGGCTATACTAAAGGAGCACGCAATGAGCTGTTCGCCTTGCGCCCTGCACCCATTCAG GCCATGTGGCTTGGATACCCAGGCACCAGTGGAGCACCGTTCATGGACTACATCATCACTGATAAAGAGACGTCTCCTTTTGAGGTCGCAGAGCAGTACTCTGAGAAACTGGCCTACATGCCGAACACTTTCTTCATTGGAGATCATGCCAACATGTTCCCTCACCTCAAG AAAAAAGCGGTGATAGACTTCAAGTCAAATGGCCATATTTTCGACAACCGCATTGTACTGAATGGCATCGATCTGAAAGCCTTCCTGGAAAGCCTGCCGGATATCAAAATTGTGAAG ATGGAATGTGATGGTCAAGAGTCAGCTGACATGCCCATCATCCCCATGAACACGGCCGCTGAGGCCATCATTAACATGATCAACCAGGGCCAGATCCAGGTCACCATCAACGGCTTCACGGTCAGCAACGGCCTGGCCACAACTCAG atgTTTACAGTGGAGGAGGTTATAGTATCTGGGACTGTAGCCTTGCAG ATCAACAACAAGGCCGCAACAGGAGAAGAAGTTCCCAGAACAATCGTGGTGACCACCCGCTCGCAGTATGGTCTCCCTGAAGACTCGATTGTGTATTGCAACTTCAACCAGCTCTATAAGATTGACCCTCCCACCCTGCAGATGTGGGCCAAT ATCCTGAAGCGTGTGCCCAACAGTGTGCTTTGGCTGCTGCGCTTCCCAGCCGTGGGTGAGCCCAATATCCAACAGTACGCTCAGAACCTGGGCCTGCCTGCCTCCCGCATCATCTTCTCCCCCGTGGCTCCTAAAGAGGAGCATGTGAGACGTGGACAGCTGGCTGATGTGTGCCTGGACACGCCGCTCTGTAACGGACACACCACAGGCATGGATGTGCTGTGGGCTGGTACCCCCATGGTTACTATGCCAG GAGAGACGCTGGCTTCTCGTGTGGCTGCCTCTCAGCTCACATGTCTTGGCTGTCCTGAGCTCATCGCCCAGAGTCGTCAGGAGTATGAAGATGTGGCTGTGAAGCTGGGAACTGAGATGGAATT CCTGAAGAAGGTCCGCGCCCGCGTGTGGAAGCAGCGCATCTGCAGCCCGCTATTCAACACCAAACAGTACACCATGGACCTGGAGAGACTCTACCTGCAGATGTGGGAGCATTACTCCGCTGGAGGAAAGCCTGACCACATGGTCAAAATGCAGTCTCTGGAGAGCAGCGAGAGCACCTAA
- the LOC113113353 gene encoding UDP-N-acetylglucosamine--peptide N-acetylglucosaminyltransferase 110 kDa subunit isoform X5 has protein sequence MASSVGTAADSTGLAELAHREYQSGDFEAAERHCMQLWRQEPDNTGVLLLLSSIHFQCRRLDRSAHFSTLAIKQNPMLAEAYSNLGNVYKERGQLQEAIEHYRHALRLKPDFIDGYINLAAALVAAGDMEGAVQAYVSALQYNPDLYCVRSDLGNLLKALGRLEEAKACYLKAIETQPNFAVAWSNLGCVFNAQGEIWLAIHHFEKAVTLDPNFLDAYINLGNVLKEARIFDRAVAGYLRALSLSPNHAVVHGNLACVYYEQGLIDLAIDTYRRAIELQPHFPDAYCNLANALKEKGSVSEAEECYNTALRLCPTHADSLNNLANIKREQGNIEEAVQLYRKALEVFPEFAAAHSNLASVLQQQGKLQEALMHYKEAIRISPTFADAYSNMGNTLKEMQDVQGALQCYTRAIQINPAFADAHSNLASIHKDSGNIPEAIASYRTALKLKPDFPDAYCNLAHCLQIVCDWTDYDERMKKLVSIVADQLEKNRLPSVHPHHSMLYPLSHGFRKAIAERHGNLCLDKINALHKPAFEHPKDLKASGGRLRVGYISSDFGNHPTSHLMQSIPGMHNSEKFEVFCYALSPDDSTNFRVKVMAEANHFIDLSQIPCNGKAADRIQQDGVHILVNMNGYTKGARNELFALRPAPIQAMWLGYPGTSGAPFMDYIITDKETSPFEVAEQYSEKLAYMPNTFFIGDHANMFPHLKKKAVIDFKSNGHIFDNRIVLNGIDLKAFLESLPDIKIVKMECDGQESADMPIIPMNTAAEAIINMINQGQIQVTINGFTVSNGLATTQMFTVEEVIVSGTVALQINNKAATGEEVPRTIVVTTRSQYGLPEDSIVYCNFNQLYKIDPPTLQMWANILKRVPNSVLWLLRFPAVGEPNIQQYAQNLGLPASRIIFSPVAPKEEHVRRGQLADVCLDTPLCNGHTTGMDVLWAGTPMVTMPGETLASRVAASQLTCLGCPELIAQSRQEYEDVAVKLGTEMEFLKKVRARVWKQRICSPLFNTKQYTMDLERLYLQMWEHYSAGGKPDHMVKMQSLESSEST, from the exons GGTTGGCAGAGCTGGCGCACCGTGAATATCAGTCTGGAGATTTTGAGGCGGCGGAGCGTCACTGTATGCAGCTGTGGAGGCAGGAGCCGGATAATACTGGTGTACTGCTGCTGCTGTCCTCCATCCACTTCCAGTGTCGCAGACTTGACAG GTCTGCCCACTTTAGCACTCTGGCCATCAAGCAGAACCCCATGCTGGCCGAGGCCTACTCTAACCTGGGCAACGTTTACAAGGAACGGGGTCAACTCCAGGAGGCCATCGAGCACTACCGTCACGCGCTCCGTCTCAAACCGGACTTCATCGATGGATACATCAACCTGGCAGCAGCGTTGGTGGCCGCAGGGGACATGGAGGGAGCCGTTCAAGCATATGTGTCTGCTCTCCAGTACAATCCT GATCTGTATTGTGTACGCAGTGACTTGGGTAACCTGCTTAAGGCGCTTGGGCGCCTTGAAGAGGCAAAG GCTTGTTACCTGAAAGCAATTGAAACTCAGCCAAACTTTGCCGTGGCCTGGAGTAACCTGGGCTGCGTGTTCAATGCTCAGGGGGAGATCTGGCTGGCCATACATCATTTTGAGAAG GCAGTGACACTGGACCCAAACTTTTTGGATGCTTACATCAACTTGGGCAATGTTCTGAAAGAGGCTCGTATCTTTGACAG AGCGGTTGCTGGTTATCTGCGTGCCCTAAGCTTGAGCCCTAACCATGCTGTGGTCCATGGAAACCTGGCGTGTGTGTACTATGAGCAGGGATTGATTGACCTGGCCATTGACACCTACCGTCGTGCCATCGAGCTGCAGCCACACTTTCCTGATGCATACTGCAATCTTGCTAATGCTCTGAAGGAGAAGGGCAGT GTTTCTGAAGCTGAGGAGTGTTACAACACTGCGCTGCGTCTGTGCCCGACTCACGCCGACTCCCTAAACAATCTGGCCAACATCAAGCGCGAGCAGGGCAACATTGAGGAGGCTGTGCAGCTCTACAGGAAAGCACTGGAG GTATTCCCTGAATTTGCTGCTGCCCATTCAAACCTTGCCAGTGTCCTGCAGCAGCAGGGGAAACTTCAGGAAGCGCTCATGCACTATAAGGAGGCAATCAG AATCAGCCCCACATTTGCTGATGCTTACTCTAACATGGGCAACACTCTGAAAGAGATGCAGGATGTTCAGGGAGCGCTGCAGTGCTACACTCGAGCCATTCAGATCAACCCCGCTTTTGCAGATGCTCACAGTAACTTGGCTTCGATACACAAG GATTCTGGGAACATTCCTGAAGCGATTGCATCTTACCGCACCGCCCTGAAGCTCAAGCCTGACTTCCCTGATGCTTACTGTAACCTGGCTCACTGTCTGCAG ATTGTTTGTGACTGGACTGACTACGATGAGCGCATGAAGAAGCTGGTGAGCATTGTGGCTGATCAGCTGGAGAAGAACCGCCTGCCATCCGTGCATCCCCATCACAGCATGCTCTATCCCCTCTCTCACGGTTTCCGCAAAGCGATTGCAGAGAGACATGGCAACTTGTGTCTGGATAAG ATCAATGCTCTTCATAAGCCTGCCTTTGAGCATCCAAAGGACTTGAAGGCCAGTGGAGGCCGTTTGCGTGTGGGTTACATTAGCTCTGATTTTGGCAACCATCCCACGTCCCACCTGATGCAGTCCATCCCTGGCATGCACAACTCTGAGAAGTTCGAG GTGTTTTGCTACGCTCTGAGCCCTGATGACAGCACCAACTTCAGAGTTAAAGTCATGGCGGAGGCTAATCACTTCATTGACCTCTCACAG ATCCCCTGCAATGGAAAAGCAGCAGACAGGATCCAGCAAGATGGAGTCCACATCCTGGTCAACATGAATGGCTATACTAAAGGAGCACGCAATGAGCTGTTCGCCTTGCGCCCTGCACCCATTCAG GCCATGTGGCTTGGATACCCAGGCACCAGTGGAGCACCGTTCATGGACTACATCATCACTGATAAAGAGACGTCTCCTTTTGAGGTCGCAGAGCAGTACTCTGAGAAACTGGCCTACATGCCGAACACTTTCTTCATTGGAGATCATGCCAACATGTTCCCTCACCTCAAG AAAAAAGCGGTGATAGACTTCAAGTCAAATGGCCATATTTTCGACAACCGCATTGTACTGAATGGCATCGATCTGAAAGCCTTCCTGGAAAGCCTGCCGGATATCAAAATTGTGAAG ATGGAATGTGATGGTCAAGAGTCAGCTGACATGCCCATCATCCCCATGAACACGGCCGCTGAGGCCATCATTAACATGATCAACCAGGGCCAGATCCAGGTCACCATCAACGGCTTCACGGTCAGCAACGGCCTGGCCACAACTCAG atgTTTACAGTGGAGGAGGTTATAGTATCTGGGACTGTAGCCTTGCAG ATCAACAACAAGGCCGCAACAGGAGAAGAAGTTCCCAGAACAATCGTGGTGACCACCCGCTCGCAGTATGGTCTCCCTGAAGACTCGATTGTGTATTGCAACTTCAACCAGCTCTATAAGATTGACCCTCCCACCCTGCAGATGTGGGCCAAT ATCCTGAAGCGTGTGCCCAACAGTGTGCTTTGGCTGCTGCGCTTCCCAGCCGTGGGTGAGCCCAATATCCAACAGTACGCTCAGAACCTGGGCCTGCCTGCCTCCCGCATCATCTTCTCCCCCGTGGCTCCTAAAGAGGAGCATGTGAGACGTGGACAGCTGGCTGATGTGTGCCTGGACACGCCGCTCTGTAACGGACACACCACAGGCATGGATGTGCTGTGGGCTGGTACCCCCATGGTTACTATGCCAG GAGAGACGCTGGCTTCTCGTGTGGCTGCCTCTCAGCTCACATGTCTTGGCTGTCCTGAGCTCATCGCCCAGAGTCGTCAGGAGTATGAAGATGTGGCTGTGAAGCTGGGAACTGAGATGGAATT CCTGAAGAAGGTCCGCGCCCGCGTGTGGAAGCAGCGCATCTGCAGCCCGCTATTCAACACCAAACAGTACACCATGGACCTGGAGAGACTCTACCTGCAGATGTGGGAGCATTACTCCGCTGGAGGAAAGCCTGACCACATGGTCAAAATGCAGTCTCTGGAGAGCAGCGAGAGCACCTAA
- the LOC113113353 gene encoding UDP-N-acetylglucosamine--peptide N-acetylglucosaminyltransferase 110 kDa subunit isoform X3: MASSVGTAADSTEPTKRMLSFQGLAELAHREYQSGDFEAAERHCMQLWRQEPDNTGVLLLLSSIHFQCRRLDRSAHFSTLAIKQNPMLAEAYSNLGNVYKERGQLQEAIEHYRHALRLKPDFIDGYINLAAALVAAGDMEGAVQAYVSALQYNPDLYCVRSDLGNLLKALGRLEEAKACYLKAIETQPNFAVAWSNLGCVFNAQGEIWLAIHHFEKAVTLDPNFLDAYINLGNVLKEARIFDRAVAGYLRALSLSPNHAVVHGNLACVYYEQGLIDLAIDTYRRAIELQPHFPDAYCNLANALKEKGSTAARVERDASGVCVKPVSEAEECYNTALRLCPTHADSLNNLANIKREQGNIEEAVQLYRKALEVFPEFAAAHSNLASVLQQQGKLQEALMHYKEAIRISPTFADAYSNMGNTLKEMQDVQGALQCYTRAIQINPAFADAHSNLASIHKDSGNIPEAIASYRTALKLKPDFPDAYCNLAHCLQIVCDWTDYDERMKKLVSIVADQLEKNRLPSVHPHHSMLYPLSHGFRKAIAERHGNLCLDKINALHKPAFEHPKDLKASGGRLRVGYISSDFGNHPTSHLMQSIPGMHNSEKFEVFCYALSPDDSTNFRVKVMAEANHFIDLSQIPCNGKAADRIQQDGVHILVNMNGYTKGARNELFALRPAPIQAMWLGYPGTSGAPFMDYIITDKETSPFEVAEQYSEKLAYMPNTFFIGDHANMFPHLKKKAVIDFKSNGHIFDNRIVLNGIDLKAFLESLPDIKIVKMECDGQESADMPIIPMNTAAEAIINMINQGQIQVTINGFTVSNGLATTQINNKAATGEEVPRTIVVTTRSQYGLPEDSIVYCNFNQLYKIDPPTLQMWANILKRVPNSVLWLLRFPAVGEPNIQQYAQNLGLPASRIIFSPVAPKEEHVRRGQLADVCLDTPLCNGHTTGMDVLWAGTPMVTMPGETLASRVAASQLTCLGCPELIAQSRQEYEDVAVKLGTEMEFLKKVRARVWKQRICSPLFNTKQYTMDLERLYLQMWEHYSAGGKPDHMVKMQSLESSEST, translated from the exons AACCAACCAAACGTATGCTTTCCTTCCAAGGGTTGGCAGAGCTGGCGCACCGTGAATATCAGTCTGGAGATTTTGAGGCGGCGGAGCGTCACTGTATGCAGCTGTGGAGGCAGGAGCCGGATAATACTGGTGTACTGCTGCTGCTGTCCTCCATCCACTTCCAGTGTCGCAGACTTGACAG GTCTGCCCACTTTAGCACTCTGGCCATCAAGCAGAACCCCATGCTGGCCGAGGCCTACTCTAACCTGGGCAACGTTTACAAGGAACGGGGTCAACTCCAGGAGGCCATCGAGCACTACCGTCACGCGCTCCGTCTCAAACCGGACTTCATCGATGGATACATCAACCTGGCAGCAGCGTTGGTGGCCGCAGGGGACATGGAGGGAGCCGTTCAAGCATATGTGTCTGCTCTCCAGTACAATCCT GATCTGTATTGTGTACGCAGTGACTTGGGTAACCTGCTTAAGGCGCTTGGGCGCCTTGAAGAGGCAAAG GCTTGTTACCTGAAAGCAATTGAAACTCAGCCAAACTTTGCCGTGGCCTGGAGTAACCTGGGCTGCGTGTTCAATGCTCAGGGGGAGATCTGGCTGGCCATACATCATTTTGAGAAG GCAGTGACACTGGACCCAAACTTTTTGGATGCTTACATCAACTTGGGCAATGTTCTGAAAGAGGCTCGTATCTTTGACAG AGCGGTTGCTGGTTATCTGCGTGCCCTAAGCTTGAGCCCTAACCATGCTGTGGTCCATGGAAACCTGGCGTGTGTGTACTATGAGCAGGGATTGATTGACCTGGCCATTGACACCTACCGTCGTGCCATCGAGCTGCAGCCACACTTTCCTGATGCATACTGCAATCTTGCTAATGCTCTGAAGGAGAAGGGCAGT ACCGCTGCTCGAGTTGAACGTGACGCGTCCGGAGTGTGTGTGAAACCG GTTTCTGAAGCTGAGGAGTGTTACAACACTGCGCTGCGTCTGTGCCCGACTCACGCCGACTCCCTAAACAATCTGGCCAACATCAAGCGCGAGCAGGGCAACATTGAGGAGGCTGTGCAGCTCTACAGGAAAGCACTGGAG GTATTCCCTGAATTTGCTGCTGCCCATTCAAACCTTGCCAGTGTCCTGCAGCAGCAGGGGAAACTTCAGGAAGCGCTCATGCACTATAAGGAGGCAATCAG AATCAGCCCCACATTTGCTGATGCTTACTCTAACATGGGCAACACTCTGAAAGAGATGCAGGATGTTCAGGGAGCGCTGCAGTGCTACACTCGAGCCATTCAGATCAACCCCGCTTTTGCAGATGCTCACAGTAACTTGGCTTCGATACACAAG GATTCTGGGAACATTCCTGAAGCGATTGCATCTTACCGCACCGCCCTGAAGCTCAAGCCTGACTTCCCTGATGCTTACTGTAACCTGGCTCACTGTCTGCAG ATTGTTTGTGACTGGACTGACTACGATGAGCGCATGAAGAAGCTGGTGAGCATTGTGGCTGATCAGCTGGAGAAGAACCGCCTGCCATCCGTGCATCCCCATCACAGCATGCTCTATCCCCTCTCTCACGGTTTCCGCAAAGCGATTGCAGAGAGACATGGCAACTTGTGTCTGGATAAG ATCAATGCTCTTCATAAGCCTGCCTTTGAGCATCCAAAGGACTTGAAGGCCAGTGGAGGCCGTTTGCGTGTGGGTTACATTAGCTCTGATTTTGGCAACCATCCCACGTCCCACCTGATGCAGTCCATCCCTGGCATGCACAACTCTGAGAAGTTCGAG GTGTTTTGCTACGCTCTGAGCCCTGATGACAGCACCAACTTCAGAGTTAAAGTCATGGCGGAGGCTAATCACTTCATTGACCTCTCACAG ATCCCCTGCAATGGAAAAGCAGCAGACAGGATCCAGCAAGATGGAGTCCACATCCTGGTCAACATGAATGGCTATACTAAAGGAGCACGCAATGAGCTGTTCGCCTTGCGCCCTGCACCCATTCAG GCCATGTGGCTTGGATACCCAGGCACCAGTGGAGCACCGTTCATGGACTACATCATCACTGATAAAGAGACGTCTCCTTTTGAGGTCGCAGAGCAGTACTCTGAGAAACTGGCCTACATGCCGAACACTTTCTTCATTGGAGATCATGCCAACATGTTCCCTCACCTCAAG AAAAAAGCGGTGATAGACTTCAAGTCAAATGGCCATATTTTCGACAACCGCATTGTACTGAATGGCATCGATCTGAAAGCCTTCCTGGAAAGCCTGCCGGATATCAAAATTGTGAAG ATGGAATGTGATGGTCAAGAGTCAGCTGACATGCCCATCATCCCCATGAACACGGCCGCTGAGGCCATCATTAACATGATCAACCAGGGCCAGATCCAGGTCACCATCAACGGCTTCACGGTCAGCAACGGCCTGGCCACAACTCAG ATCAACAACAAGGCCGCAACAGGAGAAGAAGTTCCCAGAACAATCGTGGTGACCACCCGCTCGCAGTATGGTCTCCCTGAAGACTCGATTGTGTATTGCAACTTCAACCAGCTCTATAAGATTGACCCTCCCACCCTGCAGATGTGGGCCAAT ATCCTGAAGCGTGTGCCCAACAGTGTGCTTTGGCTGCTGCGCTTCCCAGCCGTGGGTGAGCCCAATATCCAACAGTACGCTCAGAACCTGGGCCTGCCTGCCTCCCGCATCATCTTCTCCCCCGTGGCTCCTAAAGAGGAGCATGTGAGACGTGGACAGCTGGCTGATGTGTGCCTGGACACGCCGCTCTGTAACGGACACACCACAGGCATGGATGTGCTGTGGGCTGGTACCCCCATGGTTACTATGCCAG GAGAGACGCTGGCTTCTCGTGTGGCTGCCTCTCAGCTCACATGTCTTGGCTGTCCTGAGCTCATCGCCCAGAGTCGTCAGGAGTATGAAGATGTGGCTGTGAAGCTGGGAACTGAGATGGAATT CCTGAAGAAGGTCCGCGCCCGCGTGTGGAAGCAGCGCATCTGCAGCCCGCTATTCAACACCAAACAGTACACCATGGACCTGGAGAGACTCTACCTGCAGATGTGGGAGCATTACTCCGCTGGAGGAAAGCCTGACCACATGGTCAAAATGCAGTCTCTGGAGAGCAGCGAGAGCACCTAA